The following is a genomic window from Sphingobacterium spiritivorum.
AATGCAAATACTGAATATTTGACCCTTACATCATCTCTTAGTAATGACAAAGCCATCAGACCAGGTCTTGAAGCTCCGAAAATCAAGACATTTACCTGTTTTCTTTTTCGTAGAAAAAATGCTTCATAAATAGTCCTGTAGAAAATACGTGCAGCGACCAGCACCACCATACTTAGAAATGCATGCATAAAGAGTACAGCGTATGACATGCGCAGGTAATCGTCCAAAATCGAGTCTTCCGGAATAAAAAAGCGGAAAACAAAATTTGCTGCCATTAATGTCAGCATTGCCACCCATATGACTTTGAATACGCTTATAGCATCCCGAATACCCGTCTGTCTGACAATTCCTCTGTAGGTACCATAGCCGATAAAAAAGAAAAGATAGACCAGAATAATCAGGATACCCTTTTTCAACATTAAGTCCAGCTCAAAACTGCCCTTAAAACTGTTAATAATAAAGTTGGAGAATAAATAACAGAAAAATACAATTGAGATATCAATCAGCAAAATAACCCATCTGGGATTATCCTTTCTTAATCTTCGCTTTAGGTCTATAAAATTCCACATATCACATTTTCCGTGATCACAAATATGCAAGTATTATTCCACATTCGTATCAATTCTGATAATAATCAAATTTGGACAACTTTTTGCTATAATAAAAATCAGTAGATATAAATGATCGTTAAAATTTATAAAAATGTATGGATATTAATAGTTAACATTTATTATCCCTTTACGCAAGTCCAATAATCAACACGCATTCAAAAATATGAAAAACAAATACAAAATCAACGCTTCGTTAATTTTAGATATGCCAAAAGAAAATAAAAGTAAATATTCTACTACATTTTCAAATTAAACAACTTATCTTTGTAATTGATAATTATTTAATTCTGTTGTAGCGTATAGGATCAATACAACGTTATGATTAATAATTGTACAGTATAAACAACAATATGAGTCTTCTATCAAAGTTATTCCGTAAGAAAGAAAATACACTTCATCATAATGCCCTGGCTTTTATGGAGGTTGATATGCATAATCACCTTTTACCAGGTATTGATGATGGTAGTAAATCAGTAGACCAGTCTGTAAAACTAATTGAGGGATTACAAGAATTAGGACTACACAAGTTTATATGTACTCCCCATATCATGGATGGTGTATATGCCAATACGAGTCGAACGATTGACGCTGCGTACCAAAAACTTAAGTCTACACTTGTTTCCAGAGAATCAAAAGTAGAGCTTAGCTTTGCGGCTGAACATATGATTGATCAGGGTCTTGACCTCATCATAGCAGATAATAAATTATGCGTGATGCCTAATGATTATGTACTCATAGAGATGTCCTATTTAGCGGAATCAAAGTCTTTATTTAGGACGATCATGGATATACAGGCTATGGGTTACAAACCCATATTAGCCCATCCGGAGAGATATAACTATTATCATCAGAACTTTAAGATTTTTAAACAAATCAAAGATGCCGGCTGTGCCCTTCAACTTAATCTGCTGTCAGTGTCCAGATATTACGGCAGTAATGTAAAAACAACTGCGCTTACGTTGATAAAATCTGGGTTATATGATTTTATCGGAACAGATATTCACCACGAAAAACATCTGGCAGCTATAAAAGAAGTCGCTACAAAATATCCGTTAGGCGATCTTCTGAAAACCTGTCCGATTCGCAATCATGAACTCCTTACAAGTAACAACCCAAGCAAAGAATTTATTGCTGTAGGATAAACGGATATAACAATATTATCAAAGCAACTCCAAAAATGGGTTGCTTTTTTTTTGTATATATTGTTCATATAGCCCTTCATATTCTCTTAAAAATTATTGCTCTTAACACATATTTGTAACGACATTATCAATCTGTTTTGGCGAAAATTTCAATTTTATATGTTATTATTACAGTGCTTAAACCTTTTTGCATATGAAAAACAACCTATTACTCTTAAAACAGAAGCATTTCTTTTTATTCTTATCATTTAGTTTAATATCCTTATATGCAGGCGCTCAAAAAACGCATACCTTTACTGAAGGTCTGCATGTTGAGATTCCCCAGAATTATGGTCGGGAAGCGCTGTATACAGATGAATTATTATGGCAACTCTACAGCAACAAGCTATCTACACCTGCAGCTGACAAAACCTTAGAACTTTCCCTATCCCAAAATAAATGGATAAAAGCGACCGCAGACAGTACAGGCTTCTTCAGGCCTGAACGGGGAAAGGGAGGAAATCTCCGGCAGCCTAATAACCCTCCCGGTCCGGGGCGAATAGCAGAACAGAATACAAGTCCCAGACCTGCACAACAATTCCGTGGTCCAAGACCCAGCTATCTGTATCTGACTTACAATTCATCCAAAGAACAAACTGCAATATTGAATGTGAAGGGAAATAGTGCGGTACTTGTAAACGGGGCTCTGCACTTCGGGGATCCGTATAGAATGGGATGGATGGACATTCCTGTACAGTTAAAAAAAGGACTTAATGAATTTTATGTCCGTGGAGCTTATGTATCAGCGAATCTAACTTTTCCGCAGCATCCCATCCAGTTTTCGACTCAGGATCTTACTTTACCGGATATCGTGCAGGGTAAAGATAACAGTGACCTCATTATAGGAATTGTACTATTAAATAATAGTACTCACAATCTCTCAGGTCTTCAGGTACAAAGTACTACAAACGGCCGGAAAGTGATCAGTGCTGTGCCTGTCATTAATGGTAACAGCACCAGAAAAATAGCTGTACGTATTGATGGATCCACTGTTCAGCAACCGGGAAACATCAGTTCTCAATTATCTTTATTAAAGAATGGAAAAGTTATTGGTCATACGCAAATTCAGTTAAGAAGTGTGGATCAAAAAACGGCTTACAGAGTTACATTCGTAAGTAATATAGATAATAGTGTACAATATTATGCGGTCAACCCTGCAACAGGAGGAGAAAAACCTCAGGATGCGCTCTTCTTCTCTGTACATGGAGCAGGAGTAGAAGCTCTGGGTCAGGCACAAGCATATCAATCTAAAGATTGGGGAACATTAGTGGCACCTACAAATCGCCGCCCCCGCGGATTTAACTGGGAAGACTGGGGACGCTTAGATGCTCTGGAAGTACTAAGTTTAGCAAAAGCCAGATTGCAGCCGGATACACAACGCATCTACCTGACCGGACACTCAATGGGAGGACATGGAACCTGGTTTTTGGGGGCTACCTACCCGGATAAGTGGGCTGCAATAGCACCATGTGCAGGATATCCGACCCTGAAAGGTTACGGGTCTGCAGATGGATTAGTGCCCGAAAAAGGACGTAATGCACTGGAAGAAGTATTACTTAAATCGGGTAATCAGAGCGATGTCACTGCCTACGCAACAAATTACAGACCACTGGGTGTGTATATATTGCATGGCGATGCAGACCGCACAGTTTCTGTGGATTATGCACGACAGATGCGAAATATTCTGGGTGAATTCCATCCTGATTTTAGCTATTATGAATATCCCGGTGGTTCTCATTGGTATAGCAACGAAAGTGTAGACTGGAAGCCTTTATTTGATTATTTTAAGTGGCACAAAAGGAAAACACAAAGCGAGGTTGATCATATAGATTTTATGACCGCTAATCCCGGAATATCAGCTTCTTATTATTGGGCAACCGTCTATCAGCAAATCCATCCACTGGATTATTCCCGTATTCTCTTAGATCGCGATATAACGAAGCATAGTATTGTAGGGCAAACAACAAATGTACAGACACTGCGTCTGGATCTGAGTGGTTTTAATAATGAAGAACCTGTATCTGTAACTTTAGACAGCTTAAATACCATTGAATACCGCATGACAGACTCCGAAAAGCCTTTTATTTATCTGAAAAAAGAAGGAGTATCATGGACTGTAACCAATGAGCCAAGCCTTGCGCGTAAAGGTCCTCACAGAAATGGCACATTCAAAGAAGCATTTAACAACAGGATGGTCTATGTTTACGGAACTCAGGGAACGAAAGAAGAAAACAATTGGGCCATGGAGAAGGTGCAGTATGATGCTGAAGCCTGGTACTATCGGGGTAATGGTGCATTTGATATCATTGCTGACCGGGATTTTGAAGAAACCAAATATGCTGGCCGAAATATTATTCTGATCGGTAATGCAAAAACAAACAGCGCATGGAATACTTTGATGAAAGATTGTCCGATTCAGGTGGAGACAGGAAAAATCAATATCGGAGGGAAAACCTATGCGGGAAATGATTTGGGCGGATACTTTTACTGGAGGAAACCGGGATCAGATGTTTTATCTGTGGGAGTAATTACCGGCACCGGAATCGCAGGTATGCGGGCAGCAACGGCTAATCAATACTTTGCCGGAGCGAGTGGCTTTCCTGATTATATGTTCTTTAAACTGGCTATGCTCAAAGATGGAGTCGAAGGTATTGTAGATGCCGGATTTTACAGCAATGAGTGGAATGTAAAATCTAATTAGAAATAAGAAAGAGCTGGAAATATCCAGCTCTTTCCTTTTCACTATTTATTGTAATAACCACATCGGCTTATTGATATCATCTATACCTCCGTATTGTCTTAATACGGCTGCATCTACATTCGCCGTATTATAGTTAAATTCACTGGAAGGATATTTCCATCGGACCGGAATCTTATCCGGAGCTTCAGAATTGAGACTACTTGCAGGGTTGATCTTCCATTTCGGATATCCTGTCCTGCGATAATCATAATAGGTATAAAATTCAGACTGTAAGAAACTGGCCAGATACTTCTGCGTTATGATGGCTTCTATACGGGCTTCTGTTCCGGCTGGAAAAGTGCTGCCTAATCCATTAACATATGATGTTACATAAGAAGCATCTAATGGCATATTGTGATGAAATTGTTCCGCATTAGGGGTGTTATCATAGATAAACTTCATAGAAGCCTCTACTCCCTTTTTATACCAATCCACCGGCTGATCAGACACCCAGCCTCTTGCCGCAGCTTCCGCTATTATAAAACAAACCTGAGCATACGAAAGTTGTTGCGTAGGCTCTCCTGTAGCAAGTTCAGTATACCGGTCATTCAGTTTTGAATAATCTTTTGTTCCTTTTATTGCCGTGATATTATCATAGACAAGAGAAGGGTCGATACCTACATAGGCGGCAAAATCTTTCTGTGTCAATCCTCCGGTAATTTTGACAGGAGAAGGGGCTGCATAATAGAACAGTCTTCTATCCTGTAAGGTCTTCAGCCGGTCTATGACT
Proteins encoded in this region:
- a CDS encoding tyrosine-protein phosphatase, whose translation is MSLLSKLFRKKENTLHHNALAFMEVDMHNHLLPGIDDGSKSVDQSVKLIEGLQELGLHKFICTPHIMDGVYANTSRTIDAAYQKLKSTLVSRESKVELSFAAEHMIDQGLDLIIADNKLCVMPNDYVLIEMSYLAESKSLFRTIMDIQAMGYKPILAHPERYNYYHQNFKIFKQIKDAGCALQLNLLSVSRYYGSNVKTTALTLIKSGLYDFIGTDIHHEKHLAAIKEVATKYPLGDLLKTCPIRNHELLTSNNPSKEFIAVG
- a CDS encoding carboxylesterase family protein, which encodes MKNNLLLLKQKHFFLFLSFSLISLYAGAQKTHTFTEGLHVEIPQNYGREALYTDELLWQLYSNKLSTPAADKTLELSLSQNKWIKATADSTGFFRPERGKGGNLRQPNNPPGPGRIAEQNTSPRPAQQFRGPRPSYLYLTYNSSKEQTAILNVKGNSAVLVNGALHFGDPYRMGWMDIPVQLKKGLNEFYVRGAYVSANLTFPQHPIQFSTQDLTLPDIVQGKDNSDLIIGIVLLNNSTHNLSGLQVQSTTNGRKVISAVPVINGNSTRKIAVRIDGSTVQQPGNISSQLSLLKNGKVIGHTQIQLRSVDQKTAYRVTFVSNIDNSVQYYAVNPATGGEKPQDALFFSVHGAGVEALGQAQAYQSKDWGTLVAPTNRRPRGFNWEDWGRLDALEVLSLAKARLQPDTQRIYLTGHSMGGHGTWFLGATYPDKWAAIAPCAGYPTLKGYGSADGLVPEKGRNALEEVLLKSGNQSDVTAYATNYRPLGVYILHGDADRTVSVDYARQMRNILGEFHPDFSYYEYPGGSHWYSNESVDWKPLFDYFKWHKRKTQSEVDHIDFMTANPGISASYYWATVYQQIHPLDYSRILLDRDITKHSIVGQTTNVQTLRLDLSGFNNEEPVSVTLDSLNTIEYRMTDSEKPFIYLKKEGVSWTVTNEPSLARKGPHRNGTFKEAFNNRMVYVYGTQGTKEENNWAMEKVQYDAEAWYYRGNGAFDIIADRDFEETKYAGRNIILIGNAKTNSAWNTLMKDCPIQVETGKINIGGKTYAGNDLGGYFYWRKPGSDVLSVGVITGTGIAGMRAATANQYFAGASGFPDYMFFKLAMLKDGVEGIVDAGFYSNEWNVKSN